A stretch of Camelina sativa cultivar DH55 chromosome 18, Cs, whole genome shotgun sequence DNA encodes these proteins:
- the LOC104761684 gene encoding probable WRKY transcription factor 2: MAGFDENVAVMGEWVPRSPSPRTLFSSVIGEGNSSKPVLERELSLNHGQVMVVEEDTTTGNYNNDSSLTNVSRGGLCERIAARAGFNAPRLNTESIRSNTNFSIDSGRRSPCLTISSPGLSPATLLESPVFLTNPMAQPSPTTGKFPFLPGFSSNALSSDNAKDEFFDDIGASFTFQSVSRSSSSFFQGTTEMMSVDYGNYINRSSHQPAEEDVKPGSLNIESSNLYGIQTDPSNQNKASDATTNTGLDTVDHQEEEEDQRRGGDSMVGGAPAEDGYNWRKYGQKLVKGSEYPRSYYKCTNPNCQVKKKVERSREGHITEIIYKGAHNHSKPLPNRRSGMQTDGTEQVEQQQHQQQQQQQQRDSTPTWVSCNNTQQQGGSNVKNVEEGTTGFEYGNQSGSIQAQTGGQYESGDAVVVVDTSSTFSNDEDEDDRGTHGSVSLGCDGGGGRGGEGEGEESESKRRKLEAYAAEMSGATRAIREPRVVVQTTSDVDILDDGYRWRKYGQKVVKGNPNPRSYYKCTAPGCTVRKHVERASHDLKSVITTYEGKHNHDVPAARNSSHGGGGTSNGSSGNSAAQSHHYHNGHHHSEQPRGRFERQVTATNQSPYGRGPFSFQPHLGPPSGYAFGLGQTGLANLSIPGLAFGQGKMPGLPHPYMTQPSVGNMSEAMMQRGGMEPKAEPVSDSGQSVYNQIMSRLPQI; the protein is encoded by the exons ATGGCTGgttttgatgaaaatgttgCTGTAATGGGAGAATGGGTGCCTCGTAGTCCTAGTCCCCGGACGCTTTTCTCCTCGGTGATTGGAGAAGGGAATAGCTCGAAACCTGTTCTTGAAAGAGAGTTATCTTTGAACCATGGGCAAGTTATGGTTGTAGAAGAAGACACTACTACTGGTAATTATAACAATGATTCTTCACTAACCAATGTTTCTCGAGGTGGTCTCTGCGAAAGAATTGCTGCTAGAGCTGGTTTTAATGCTCCGAGGTTAAACACCGAGAGTATCCGCTCTAACACAAACTTCTCTATCGACTCTGGTCGTCGGTCTCCTTGCTTAACCATCTCTTCTCCTGGCCTTAGCCCTGCAACACTCTTAGAATCTCCAGTTTTCCTTACTAACCCAATG GCACAACCGTCTCCAACTACTGGGAAGTTTCCATTTCTTCCTGGTTTTAGTAGTAATGCATTGTCTTCTGATAATGCGAAAGATGAGTTCTTTGACGACATTGGAGCATCATTCACCTTCCAGTCTGTTTCAAgatcatcttcctctttctttcaAGGCACAACAGAGATGATGTCAGTTGATTATGGTAACTACATCAACAGATCTTCTCATCAGCCCGCAGAAGAAGATGTAAAACCGGGTTCTCTAAACATAGAAAGCTCTAATCTTTACGGGATTCAAACTGATCCAAGTAACCAGAACAAGGCATCTGATGCTACAACAAACACTGGTCTTGATACCGTTGAtcatcaagaggaagaagaagatcaaaggcGTGGTGGTGATTCGATGGTTGGTGGTGCGCCAGCAGAGGATGGATATAACTGGAGGAAATACGGACAAAAGCTAGTTAAAGGAAGTGAGTATCCGCGAAGCTATTACAAGTGCACAAACCCCAACTGtcaggtgaagaagaaagttgaGAGATCAAGGGAAGGTCACATTACAGAGATTATATACAAAGGAGCTCATAATCACTCTAAACCTCTACCTAATCGCCGCTCAGGGATGCAAACAGATGGAACTGAACAAGTTGAACAACAACAgcatcagcagcaacaacaacaacaacagagagaCTCCACTCCAACGTGGGTTAGTTGTAATAATACTCAACAACAAGGTGGAAGCAACGTGAAGAATGTGGAAGAGGGAACAACAGGATTCGAATACGGAAACCAATCTGGATCGATTCAAGCACAAACTGGAGGTCAGTACGAGTCAGGTGATGCTGTGGTTGTGGTTGATACTTCATCAACATTCTCTAacgatgaggatgaagatgatagaGGGACACATGGAAGTGTCTCTTTGGGTTgtgatggaggaggaggtaGAGGTggggaaggagaaggagaagaatctgAGTCGAAAAGAAG GAAACTAGAAGCTTATGCAGCAGAGATGAGTGGAGCGACAAGAGCCATACGTGAGCCAAGAGTTGTTGTGCAAACAACGAGTGACGTTGACATTCTTGATGATGGTTACCGCTGGCGAAAATATGGTCAGAAAGTTGTCAAAGGCAATCCAAATCCTAG GAGTTATTACAAATGCACAGCTCCAGGATGTACAGTGAGGAAACATGTAGAGAGAGCTTCTCATGATCTCAAATCCGTTATAACTACTTACGAAGGCAAACACAACCACGACGTCCCAGCCGCACGCAACAGCAGCCACGGAGGCGGTGGCACCAGTAACGGTAGCAGCGGCAATTCAGCTGCTCAGTCTCACCATTACCACAACGGACATCATCACTCAGAGCAGCCACGTGGTAGATTCGAGAGACAAGTCACGGCGACTAATCAATCTCCTTACGGCCGGGGTCCGTTTAGCTTTCAGCCACACTTGGGTCCTCCTTCAGGTTACGCGTTCGGTTTAGGACAAACCGGTTTGGCTAATCTTTCAATTCCTGGTTTAGCTTTTGGTCAAGGGAAAATGCCCGGTTTGCCTCACCCGTATATGACACAACCATCGGTTGGGAATATGAGTGAAGCGATGATGCAGAGAGGGGGGATGGAACCAAAGGCTGAACCGGTTTCGGATTCAGGACAATCGGTATATAACCAGATCATGAGTAGATTACCGCAGATTTGA
- the LOC104761685 gene encoding COP9 signalosome complex subunit 6a, translated as MARSSTSGLTFKLHPLVIVNVSDHYTRVKTQLNPPASVCASGHGSNNGEALIQQNPRVYGCVIGVQRGRTVEIFNSFELLYDPSTQTLDRSFLEKKQELYKKVFPDFYILGWYSTGSDADESDMHIHKALMDINESPVYVLLNPAINHAQKDLPVTIYESELHVIDGIPQLIFVHTSYTIETVEAERISVDHVAHLKPSDGGSAATQLAAHLTGIHSAIKMLNSRIRVLYQFLAAMQKSDIPCDNSLLRQVSSLLRRLPAMESERFQDNFLMEYNDKLLITYLAMITNCCSTMNEMVDKFNTAYDRNTRRGGRTAFM; from the exons aTGGCACGTTCGTCAACAAGCGGTTTAACCTTCAAGCTGCATCCTTTGGTAATCGTAAACGTATCGGATCACTACACTAGGGTTAAGACTCAGCTCAATCCTCCTGCTTCAGTCTGCGCTAGCGGTCATGGCTCAAACAACGGCGAAGCATTGATCCAGCAGAACCCTAGGGTTTACGGATGTGTGATCGGTGTCCAGAGAGGTCGTACCGTTGAGATCTTCAACAGTTTCGAGCTTTTATATGATCCTTCGACTCAAACCCTTGATAGATCGTTCCTCGAGAAGAAGCAAGAGCTCT ACAAGAAGGTGTTCCCTGACTTTTACATTCTGGGATGGTACTCTACGGGAAGTGATGCTGATGAATCTGATATGCATATCCATAAAGCC TTGATGGATATCAATGAATCTCCTGTTTATGTCCTTTTAAACCCGGCAATCAATCACGCACAGAAAGATCTTCCAGTCACTATCTATGAAAGTG AATTGCATGTCATTGATGGGATTCCGCAGCTAATTTTTGTTCATACAAGCTACACAATCGAG ACTGTTGAAGCTGAACGGATATCGGTTGATCATGTTGCACATCTCAAACCATCTGATGGAGGCTCAGCAGCAACCCAGT TGGCTGCTCATCTTACTGGGATACACAGTGCTATCAAGATGCTTAATAGCAGAATCAGAGTGCTCTACCAATTTCTTGCTGCAATGCAGAAAA GTGATATTCCTTGTGACAACTCACTTCTGAGACAAGTATCTAGCCTGCTAAGAAGATTGCCTGCCATGGAATCAGAGAGGTTTCAAGATAATTTCTTAATG gaATACAACGACAAATTACTAATAACTTACTTAGCAATGATTACAAATTGTTGCAG CACAATGAACGAGATGGTAGACAAATTCAACACAGCATATGACAGAAACACTCGACGAGGTGGAAGAACTGCATTCATGTAA